The following are from one region of the Acidobacteriota bacterium genome:
- a CDS encoding SDR family NAD(P)-dependent oxidoreductase: MSTEDTSYRAIAIVGAGAILPDAPNVPTFWDNIKQGRYSISEVKPDRWNPSHYYDPDHNAPDKTYSKIGGWVRDYVWDPLKWRLAVPPRVVDAMDGSQKWAIACTREALEDYGYPKRPLNTDRTAVILGNAMGGERHYFTVMRVYFPEYAQELAESTSFAALPLAVREKITSELHVRMGKHMPEITEDSMPGELSNCIAGRIANIFNFHGPNFVCDAACASAMAAINSAAEGLIQNDYDVAITGGIDRNMGVSTFVKFCKIGALSATGTRPYAEGADGFVMGEGSAIFVMKRLADAERDGDKIYAVLRGMGGSSDGKGKGITAPNPIGQKLAIERAWKKAGLSPATVTYIEGHGTSTRVGDVVEVQSMADVLSSFNLPTGSVALGSVKSNLGHLKGAAGAAGMLKTVLALRDKVLPPSVHCEHTNPDIDFGHSPLRVNTELKPWTVPGDGVRRAGLSAFGFGGTNFHAVFEEYIPHRLNGNGKRSVAVSMIPPEVAVTNMTTNNAAVNSPAGFSSKIPLRGALVMGDVSSAALAERLRAVQKAAEAGRVPAPAAPNESDLRASERLAIDYADAADLAEKSAKALKALATDHAVVWKALRAQGIFRGHGTPAKVAFLYTGQGSQYVNMLRPLRAAEPIVADTFAEADRVMVPLLGKPLSEFIFVDKQDEAAVAQAEDDLRQTAITQPAVLATDESLTRLLAAYGIKPDFTMGHSLGEYGALVAAGALPFHDALEAVSARGRGMTQVAMKDNGRMAAVFAPLAEIERILKTIPGNVVIANVNSNSQGVIGGDSASVQQAIAAFQKAGYDVAPLPVSHAFHTSIVAAASEPLRRELQRLHFQSPRVPIVANVNGEFYPMGPDVVPQMLDLLTQQVASPVQFVKGLRKLYEAGARVFVEVGPKKALQGFAEDVLGDRGDVVSIFTNHPKLGDIAAFNQALCALYAAGLGAGCAEGAMATASAPALTLSARTLEALPVSVSPATTSSGNGDRYSELGHLFADVLERGWEIYRGQNGVPSNDVPIVITGAALGLPGTEHIFDESNIGRILRGEQFIHTVPRELRQAMLDKRITRLVKSDNGGATFESITDVGDVIKLAARGNTFDIEEEFGVSVDRMAALDRVTQLAIAAGIDALRDAGIPLVMRYKTTTKGTQLPDRWGLPDSMRDNTGVIFGSAFPGCESFADEMARYYEDHARREQLAVLEDLRARAATNGNSTIVQELDRRMLELRATLEKEPYVFNRRFLFRVLSMGHSQFAEFIGARGPNTQINSACATTAQAVSLAEDWIRAGRCRRVVVISADDVTSDRMLEWFGPGFLAAGAAATDDTVEDAAIPFDRRRHGMIVGMGAAALVVESAQAAAERGIQPICEVLSSVTANSAFHGTRLDVQHIGQVMEELLTQAETRRGISRHQIAPNTVFVSHETYTPARGGSASAEINALRRVFGNDADQVVIANTKGFTGHAMATGIEDVVAVKALETGCVPPVANFKEVDPELGQLNLSKGGVYPIEYAMHLGAGFGSQISMTLLRRVPAKDGVRRNPDALGYAYRVADEKVWNSWLTQVTGHPVSNLEVVHHTLRVPDQRAAVRIAEAEHSARPVSASTSSPAIAPPAPASASKQAPAAVPVATHKPQAKVQEIATTPVIAQVTTRVDPVKERVMALVVEKTGYPQDMLDLDLDLEADLGVDTVKQAEMFAAIRDIYSIPRDENRKLRDYPTLAHVIKFVYDKRPDLVSAPTAPADTTQTEATRIAPLQTVASHGTPSDSVKNRVLALVVEKTGYPEDMLDLDLDLEADLGVDTVKQAEMFAAIREIYNIPRDENRKLRDYPTLAHVIRFVFEKRPDLANAATSISTVPTNFPLLIAKEIQNTPPSVSNAAEVTSNGVEERVLELVVEKTGYPKDMLDLDLDLEADLGVDTVKQAEMFAAIREIYNIPRDENRKLRDYPTLAHVIRFVYEKRPDLNPVSVAPSVSAPPTIVPPRAETTTRVIVPPTAVPLTDATVTEEAIKQKVLAIVAEKTGYPTDMLDLDLDLEADLGVDTVKQAEMFAAVRAAYNIPRDENLKLRDFPTLAHVIKFARDRRPVTASSSAETSASKVSPTTTMPSKAARPTSATFDAADRIPRRVPTPAMRPPLAICKQTGVILGSGRRVVIMPDQGGVGDALKQWLQALGVEVLDIDRSLDATALQNQIGDWLSAGPVHGVYWLPALDQEGSLNNMSQDAWHEAVRVRVKSLYITMRALYEQIASPGTFLVSASRLGGQHGYDAAGAVAPLGGAVVGFTKTYKRERMNALVKAIDFEPDCIPAELAQLLIDETLRDPGAVEIGYKQGQRWTVGLQEQPAADGHAGLTLDQNSVFVITGAAGSIVSAITADLATASGGTFYLLDLVPEPDPENRDLKRFVSDKDGLKRELFTRMQARGERATPALVEKELAGLERAQAAQSAIDAVRSAGGTAHYFSVNLTDASAVARIVNEVRKRSGHIDVLLHAAGIERSHFVPDKDPREFDLVFDVKSDGWFNLLHAIGDMPLRATVAFSSIAGRFGNGGQTDYSAANDLLCKITSSFRTTRPDTRGIVIDWTAWGGIGMATRGSIPKMMELAGIDMLPPEAGIPLIRRELTTGGTRGEIVVGQRLGVLLNEWDATGGLDINTEASLREGLPVHGPMVGKIESMGLYQPLTIETALDPKLQPFLHDHQIDGTPVLPGVMGIEAFAEAAACLIPDWRVEALEDVYFLAAFKFYRNESRPLTIEAAIRLQGERLIGDCRLLGRRQLPNQAEPQITTHFTARVRMTKAAPTLAKGPALGKPDGHMIDAAEIYRLYFHGPAYQVIEKAWWDGKRIVGLMAKDLPANHIPRDLPTRMAPRWIELCFQTAGIWEMGIAGRMVLPRHIDRVSLLRDPEQAPGRTYAVVTPDPTNNSFDAEIVDTQGNVYLQLSGYRTVEIPNALNSERLKALQAAMSMEVAAA, translated from the coding sequence ATGAGTACCGAAGATACTTCCTATCGAGCGATTGCAATCGTAGGTGCAGGGGCGATTCTTCCCGACGCGCCCAATGTTCCCACCTTCTGGGACAACATCAAGCAGGGGCGTTACAGCATCAGCGAAGTGAAACCCGACCGCTGGAACCCGTCGCACTATTACGATCCCGATCACAACGCGCCCGATAAAACGTATTCGAAAATCGGCGGCTGGGTGCGCGACTACGTGTGGGATCCGCTGAAGTGGAGGCTGGCGGTGCCTCCGCGCGTAGTCGATGCCATGGATGGCTCGCAAAAATGGGCCATCGCCTGTACCCGCGAAGCGCTCGAGGACTACGGCTATCCCAAACGCCCGCTGAATACCGATCGGACGGCGGTGATCCTGGGCAACGCCATGGGTGGCGAGCGGCATTACTTCACCGTGATGCGCGTGTACTTTCCCGAATACGCGCAGGAACTGGCCGAGAGCACCAGCTTCGCAGCACTACCGCTCGCAGTGCGCGAGAAGATCACGAGCGAGTTGCATGTGCGCATGGGCAAGCACATGCCGGAGATCACCGAAGACAGCATGCCCGGCGAGTTATCCAACTGTATCGCCGGACGCATTGCGAACATCTTCAACTTCCACGGACCGAATTTCGTTTGCGATGCCGCGTGCGCGTCGGCGATGGCGGCGATCAATTCTGCCGCCGAGGGATTGATCCAGAACGACTATGACGTAGCGATCACGGGCGGCATCGATCGCAACATGGGCGTATCGACGTTCGTAAAGTTCTGCAAGATCGGCGCCCTTTCGGCGACCGGCACCCGGCCTTATGCCGAGGGAGCGGACGGTTTCGTGATGGGGGAAGGCTCCGCGATCTTTGTTATGAAACGTCTGGCTGACGCAGAACGCGATGGCGACAAGATCTACGCAGTGCTGCGCGGCATGGGTGGTTCGAGCGACGGGAAGGGCAAGGGCATTACGGCGCCGAACCCGATCGGACAAAAACTTGCGATTGAACGCGCATGGAAAAAGGCAGGCCTGTCGCCCGCCACGGTTACCTACATTGAAGGCCACGGGACTTCGACGCGCGTGGGTGATGTGGTCGAAGTACAGAGCATGGCCGACGTTCTCAGCAGCTTCAATCTGCCGACAGGATCGGTGGCGCTCGGCTCAGTGAAATCGAATTTGGGGCATCTCAAAGGAGCCGCCGGAGCAGCCGGGATGCTGAAAACCGTCTTAGCGTTGCGGGACAAGGTGCTGCCTCCCAGCGTGCACTGCGAGCACACCAATCCGGATATCGACTTCGGACATTCCCCTCTTCGCGTCAACACCGAGCTGAAGCCCTGGACAGTGCCGGGTGACGGCGTTCGCCGCGCCGGATTGAGTGCGTTTGGATTTGGTGGCACCAATTTTCATGCCGTGTTTGAGGAGTACATCCCGCATCGGCTCAACGGAAACGGAAAGCGATCAGTGGCGGTAAGCATGATCCCGCCGGAAGTGGCAGTGACCAACATGACTACGAATAATGCTGCAGTAAATTCTCCCGCTGGATTTTCCTCAAAAATTCCTCTGCGGGGCGCACTGGTAATGGGCGATGTCTCATCTGCCGCGCTGGCCGAGCGATTACGCGCGGTGCAGAAAGCTGCGGAAGCAGGCCGTGTACCGGCTCCGGCCGCACCGAATGAATCGGATCTGCGGGCGAGCGAACGGCTGGCCATCGACTACGCCGACGCCGCCGATCTCGCCGAGAAATCCGCCAAGGCACTCAAGGCACTTGCGACCGATCACGCGGTGGTCTGGAAGGCCTTGCGAGCGCAAGGAATTTTCCGCGGGCACGGCACTCCAGCGAAAGTCGCTTTCCTCTATACCGGACAAGGTTCGCAATACGTCAACATGCTGCGGCCCCTGCGTGCCGCCGAGCCAATCGTCGCCGACACATTTGCGGAAGCCGATCGTGTGATGGTCCCGCTGCTCGGCAAGCCGCTTAGCGAATTCATTTTCGTCGACAAGCAGGACGAAGCCGCTGTCGCCCAGGCCGAAGACGATCTCCGCCAGACCGCGATTACTCAGCCTGCGGTGCTGGCAACCGATGAGTCGCTCACGCGCCTCCTGGCCGCGTATGGAATCAAACCCGACTTCACCATGGGACACAGTCTCGGCGAATACGGAGCGCTGGTCGCTGCAGGCGCTCTTCCTTTTCATGACGCGCTCGAAGCCGTCAGCGCTCGCGGACGCGGTATGACCCAGGTGGCGATGAAAGATAACGGCCGCATGGCCGCTGTGTTTGCGCCGCTCGCCGAAATTGAACGCATCTTGAAAACAATCCCAGGCAACGTCGTGATTGCGAACGTTAACAGTAACTCGCAAGGTGTGATCGGCGGAGACAGCGCCTCGGTACAGCAAGCCATCGCGGCATTTCAGAAAGCCGGCTACGACGTGGCGCCGTTGCCCGTCAGCCATGCGTTCCATACTTCAATCGTCGCAGCAGCCAGTGAACCGCTGCGCCGGGAGTTGCAGCGGCTGCACTTTCAATCTCCGCGCGTGCCGATCGTCGCCAATGTAAACGGTGAGTTTTATCCCATGGGACCAGATGTCGTGCCCCAGATGCTCGACCTGCTCACCCAGCAGGTTGCTTCTCCCGTGCAGTTCGTGAAGGGACTGCGCAAGTTGTACGAAGCGGGTGCGCGTGTCTTCGTCGAGGTCGGACCGAAAAAAGCTCTACAGGGATTTGCGGAAGATGTGCTCGGCGATAGAGGCGACGTGGTCTCGATTTTTACGAACCATCCGAAACTGGGCGACATTGCCGCGTTCAACCAGGCACTGTGCGCGCTCTATGCTGCGGGACTCGGTGCAGGCTGTGCTGAAGGCGCCATGGCCACTGCTTCCGCCCCAGCCCTTACGCTGTCCGCAAGAACTTTGGAAGCCTTGCCCGTCTCCGTCTCGCCGGCTACAACGTCGTCCGGGAACGGCGACCGTTACTCCGAACTCGGGCATCTCTTTGCTGATGTTCTGGAGCGCGGCTGGGAGATCTATCGTGGCCAGAACGGAGTTCCCTCGAATGACGTGCCGATCGTGATCACAGGCGCGGCCCTAGGCCTGCCGGGCACGGAGCACATTTTTGATGAGTCCAATATCGGCCGCATCTTACGCGGCGAGCAATTCATCCACACCGTCCCACGAGAACTTCGGCAGGCCATGCTCGACAAGCGCATCACACGCCTGGTGAAGAGCGACAACGGGGGCGCAACGTTTGAGTCCATCACTGACGTGGGCGATGTAATCAAGCTGGCCGCTCGTGGAAATACCTTCGACATCGAAGAAGAATTTGGCGTTTCCGTCGACCGCATGGCTGCATTGGACCGCGTGACCCAACTCGCCATCGCCGCTGGTATCGATGCGCTGCGGGACGCAGGGATCCCTCTGGTCATGCGTTATAAGACCACCACCAAAGGTACGCAACTACCCGACCGCTGGGGACTGCCCGACAGCATGCGCGACAACACCGGTGTGATTTTTGGATCTGCGTTCCCCGGGTGCGAATCGTTTGCCGACGAAATGGCTCGGTACTACGAGGACCATGCTCGGCGCGAACAATTGGCGGTGTTGGAGGACCTCCGCGCCCGCGCGGCAACCAACGGGAATTCCACGATCGTGCAGGAACTTGATCGGCGCATGCTGGAGTTGCGCGCCACACTCGAGAAAGAACCGTATGTTTTCAACCGCCGCTTCCTGTTCCGGGTGCTGTCCATGGGGCACTCCCAGTTCGCTGAGTTCATCGGCGCGCGCGGACCGAACACGCAAATCAACTCTGCTTGTGCGACCACCGCCCAGGCAGTGTCGCTCGCTGAGGATTGGATCCGCGCTGGACGATGCCGGCGCGTAGTTGTCATCTCAGCCGACGACGTCACTTCTGACCGCATGTTGGAGTGGTTCGGCCCGGGATTCCTGGCGGCGGGCGCTGCCGCCACCGACGATACAGTCGAAGACGCCGCGATTCCCTTCGACCGTCGCCGTCACGGCATGATCGTTGGCATGGGCGCTGCTGCACTCGTAGTCGAGAGCGCGCAAGCCGCGGCCGAACGCGGCATCCAACCCATCTGCGAAGTGCTGAGTTCGGTCACTGCCAATAGCGCGTTCCATGGCACTCGTCTCGATGTTCAGCATATTGGTCAGGTAATGGAGGAACTGCTCACCCAGGCGGAGACGAGACGCGGCATCTCCCGTCACCAGATTGCTCCCAATACAGTCTTCGTTTCGCACGAAACGTACACGCCGGCGCGCGGCGGCAGTGCGTCTGCCGAAATCAACGCGTTGCGTCGAGTCTTCGGCAACGATGCCGATCAGGTTGTCATCGCAAATACAAAAGGCTTCACCGGACATGCAATGGCAACCGGCATTGAAGATGTCGTGGCGGTAAAGGCGCTGGAAACTGGCTGCGTACCTCCAGTTGCAAACTTCAAGGAAGTCGATCCAGAACTGGGCCAGTTGAACCTGTCGAAGGGTGGAGTCTATCCCATCGAGTACGCGATGCATCTGGGCGCTGGCTTTGGATCTCAGATCAGCATGACCTTATTGCGTCGGGTGCCCGCGAAAGACGGTGTCCGTCGCAACCCTGACGCGTTGGGCTATGCGTATCGCGTCGCGGACGAGAAGGTCTGGAATTCATGGCTGACGCAGGTCACGGGCCATCCGGTTTCCAATCTTGAAGTGGTTCATCACACCTTGCGAGTGCCAGATCAACGGGCGGCGGTGCGAATTGCGGAAGCCGAGCATAGTGCCCGGCCGGTGTCGGCGTCCACCTCCTCGCCAGCAATCGCACCGCCCGCACCCGCCTCCGCTTCGAAGCAGGCCCCGGCGGCGGTGCCAGTCGCAACTCACAAGCCGCAAGCGAAAGTACAAGAGATTGCGACCACGCCTGTCATCGCGCAAGTTACGACACGCGTCGATCCAGTCAAAGAACGGGTCATGGCATTGGTGGTGGAAAAGACGGGTTACCCACAAGACATGCTGGACTTGGATCTCGACCTTGAAGCCGATCTCGGCGTCGACACCGTGAAGCAGGCAGAAATGTTCGCGGCGATTCGCGACATCTACAGTATCCCGCGTGATGAGAACCGCAAGTTGCGCGACTATCCAACGCTGGCGCACGTCATCAAGTTCGTCTATGACAAGCGCCCCGATCTGGTGAGCGCACCTACGGCTCCGGCGGACACCACCCAGACAGAGGCAACACGCATCGCACCTCTGCAAACGGTGGCTTCCCATGGGACGCCGAGCGATTCCGTCAAGAATCGAGTCCTTGCACTTGTCGTCGAAAAGACCGGGTATCCCGAGGACATGCTCGACTTGGATCTCGACCTCGAAGCCGACCTCGGTGTAGACACCGTGAAGCAGGCCGAAATGTTTGCGGCGATTCGAGAGATTTACAACATTCCGCGCGATGAGAACCGCAAACTGCGTGACTATCCGACGTTGGCGCACGTCATCCGCTTCGTATTCGAGAAACGACCGGATCTCGCGAACGCGGCGACTTCAATATCAACGGTTCCGACCAACTTCCCATTGCTAATTGCCAAAGAAATCCAAAATACGCCGCCATCCGTCTCCAATGCAGCAGAAGTTACGAGCAACGGTGTGGAAGAACGAGTTCTGGAACTGGTGGTCGAAAAAACCGGCTACCCCAAAGACATGCTGGACTTGGATCTCGACCTTGAAGCCGATCTGGGCGTCGACACCGTGAAGCAGGCAGAAATGTTTGCGGCCATCCGCGAAATCTACAACATTCCGCGCGACGAGAACCGCAAACTGCGCGACTATCCAACGCTGGCGCACGTCATCCGGTTCGTCTACGAGAAGCGCCCCGACCTGAATCCTGTATCGGTCGCGCCTTCCGTGTCCGCACCACCAACGATTGTGCCGCCGCGTGCTGAGACAACGACTCGGGTGATCGTCCCACCCACTGCGGTTCCTCTTACGGACGCAACCGTCACAGAAGAAGCGATCAAGCAGAAAGTTCTCGCCATCGTTGCCGAAAAAACGGGCTATCCCACCGACATGCTCGACCTGGACCTCGATCTCGAAGCCGACCTCGGCGTCGACACCGTAAAACAGGCGGAGATGTTCGCCGCTGTGCGCGCGGCCTACAACATTCCGCGCGACGAGAATCTCAAGCTGCGCGACTTTCCTACTCTGGCGCACGTGATCAAGTTCGCGCGCGATCGGCGGCCAGTGACCGCAAGCAGCTCGGCAGAAACATCAGCGAGTAAGGTATCCCCCACAACGACCATGCCGTCCAAGGCTGCGCGCCCGACTTCTGCAACGTTTGACGCCGCAGACCGTATTCCGCGGCGCGTGCCAACACCGGCGATGCGTCCGCCGCTCGCGATCTGCAAACAAACCGGAGTCATTCTTGGATCCGGCCGCCGCGTGGTGATCATGCCGGACCAAGGTGGCGTGGGTGACGCGCTGAAGCAGTGGCTCCAGGCTCTCGGTGTGGAGGTCCTCGACATCGACCGCTCGTTGGACGCTACCGCACTTCAAAATCAAATTGGCGACTGGCTGTCCGCTGGGCCAGTACACGGAGTTTACTGGCTGCCCGCACTGGATCAGGAAGGCAGCCTGAACAACATGAGTCAGGATGCCTGGCATGAAGCTGTTCGCGTTCGCGTCAAATCGCTTTATATAACGATGCGCGCGCTCTATGAACAGATCGCAAGTCCGGGCACGTTTCTTGTATCTGCGTCCCGCCTCGGAGGACAACACGGCTACGACGCAGCGGGAGCGGTCGCTCCGCTGGGCGGCGCGGTCGTCGGTTTCACCAAGACATACAAACGGGAGCGGATGAATGCTCTCGTGAAGGCAATCGATTTTGAACCGGATTGCATACCGGCAGAACTTGCCCAGCTCCTCATCGACGAAACGTTGCGCGATCCCGGCGCGGTCGAGATCGGATACAAACAAGGACAGCGCTGGACAGTCGGACTGCAAGAGCAACCCGCCGCCGACGGACATGCTGGCCTCACGCTCGACCAGAACAGCGTCTTCGTCATCACCGGCGCGGCTGGAAGCATTGTCTCGGCCATCACCGCGGATCTCGCAACCGCGTCGGGCGGAACATTCTATCTGCTCGACCTGGTGCCGGAACCTGACCCCGAGAATCGCGACCTCAAGCGCTTTGTAAGTGACAAAGACGGACTCAAGCGTGAACTGTTTACTCGCATGCAGGCACGCGGCGAACGGGCTACTCCCGCGCTGGTTGAAAAAGAACTGGCGGGGTTGGAGCGCGCACAGGCTGCCCAGAGCGCGATTGACGCGGTTCGCTCGGCGGGCGGCACGGCGCACTATTTCAGCGTCAACCTCACGGACGCAAGTGCAGTGGCCAGAATCGTCAACGAGGTACGCAAACGCAGTGGGCACATCGACGTGCTGCTGCATGCTGCCGGCATCGAACGCAGTCACTTCGTACCAGACAAGGACCCACGCGAATTCGATCTGGTCTTCGACGTCAAGAGCGACGGTTGGTTCAACCTGCTGCATGCGATTGGAGACATGCCGCTTCGGGCGACAGTGGCTTTCAGTTCGATTGCCGGTCGGTTCGGTAATGGCGGGCAAACTGACTATAGCGCTGCCAACGACCTGTTGTGCAAGATCACGTCGAGCTTCCGCACGACTCGTCCGGATACGCGTGGCATTGTGATTGACTGGACGGCGTGGGGCGGCATTGGCATGGCTACACGCGGGTCGATTCCGAAGATGATGGAACTGGCGGGCATCGACATGTTGCCGCCGGAAGCAGGCATTCCGTTGATCCGCCGCGAACTGACTACAGGCGGGACGCGAGGAGAAATTGTCGTTGGACAGCGCCTTGGCGTTTTGCTCAATGAATGGGACGCCACCGGCGGATTGGATATCAACACGGAGGCGTCGCTGAGGGAAGGCTTGCCGGTGCACGGACCGATGGTCGGCAAGATCGAAAGCATGGGTCTCTACCAGCCGCTCACGATCGAAACGGCGCTGGATCCGAAACTGCAACCGTTCCTGCATGATCATCAGATCGATGGAACGCCTGTGCTGCCGGGCGTGATGGGCATTGAAGCCTTTGCGGAGGCAGCGGCATGCCTCATTCCTGACTGGCGTGTGGAGGCACTCGAAGACGTATATTTCCTGGCGGCGTTCAAGTTTTACCGCAACGAGTCGCGGCCCCTGACGATTGAGGCGGCGATCCGCCTGCAAGGTGAAAGGTTGATCGGCGACTGTCGTTTGCTGGGTCGACGGCAACTACCGAATCAGGCCGAGCCGCAAATCACCACGCATTTTACGGCGCGTGTGCGCATGACCAAGGCTGCGCCGACTCTTGCGAAAGGGCCGGCACTGGGCAAGCCCGACGGTCACATGATCGACGCTGCGGAAATTTATCGCCTGTACTTCCACGGGCCTGCCTACCAGGTGATTGAGAAGGCTTGGTGGGATGGAAAACGAATTGTCGGGCTTATGGCCAAAGACCTGCCCGCCAATCACATCCCACGCGACTTGCCGACGCGCATGGCACCGCGGTGGATCGAACTATGCTTCCAAACCGCCGGAATCTGGGAGATGGGCATCGCCGGCCGCATGGTGCTACCGAGGCATATTGACCGCGTCTCGCTCCTGCGTGATCCCGAGCAGGCACCAGGGAGGACGTATGCCGTGGTCACTCCCGACCCGACCAACAACAGCTTTGACGCGGAGATCGTGGACACGCAAGGCAATGTCTATCTGCAACTCAGCGGGTATCGCACGGTTGAGATTCCGAATGCACTGAATTCGGAACGCCTGAAAGCACTGCAAGCCGCCATGTCAATGGAAGTGGCTGCGGCATGA